GTGCTGAGCACCTCGCGCGCCTGGGTGGGGTCGCTCGCTATTTCAGTCATTTTCCCTCATCTGGTGAAACGGTTAGCTGGGGTTGGCAGGCTGTGGTCATCACAGGGTTGCGAGGATCTCGCCGGCCAGGGTTCCTTCTGTGAGCAGGACATCCTGCATGCGGCGCAGGGCGACGATGGTTTTGCGCTCGTCCAGGACAACGTCTTCGTAGGTCAGGGCCGCACCCTTGGGAACGTCCCGGCGGAGCACTGCCCCGTACGCCAGCCCGATAGGCAATTCGCCATTCTTGGCAGCTGTATCAGCTGCCACCGCATCGCCGTAAACCGTGAAACCGCCGATGCCATCGATGGTTTCTCCGGCTTTCAGATCCTTCTTTGCCGTTGCCACGACGTCTGACTCCCAACAGACGGGAGCCAGCGAGGGCGTCCGGTCGATCACGGCCTCGCCGATGGACAATACAGCCTCGATGCTTGCCAGGTGGTACGGGCGGTAGAAGGAGTAGTAGGGTCCTTCACCGAACTTGAGGTACTCGAGTTCTTCCCTAACAACCGGGTCGTCGGTCTTTCCAACAACGAACACGCCGGGGGCGACAGGGCCGGTCGCGTAGTCAACGACGCCTTCCTTGGGCAGAACGCCACCTGCAGACTCGGGGCGGAAGGTGTCATGCAGTTCAGGAACCGTGCTCGGCGCGCCGATCATGGACCGCTGCGACAGCGGCAACCCGGTGGCATTAGACAATGCTGCCATCTCGATCATGGTCTTTGTCCCGTCCACAAAGCTGCAGAGCATGCGGGGGTTCATTCCCTTGGATGCGGCCTCTTCGGTCAGGGTATCCGGGGTGGCGTCGTGGTTCAGGGGGTTGTTCTTGCCCTTGCCCGCGCAGACTACCTCCAGTCCGATGTCCTGGACATATTCGACAAGCTTGAGGCATTCGACGGGCTCATCGCCGCGGCAGACCGTGTAGATTCGACCTGTCTGGGCGGCGATTTTGGCGAGAAGCAGGCCGACAGTGACGTCCGCTTCAACAGTCATCAGTGCCACGTCCTTTCCGCCGAGCAGCGACGCCAACGCGACCTTTGCCGCGACCTCCGGAACACCCGAACATTCGATAACCAGGTCGATCGGCAATTTCGGCAGGATGAGTGCGTCGTTCACGGCTGCACGCCCACCGGAATTGATGACAGCTGCAAGCTTGGCCACGTCGTCTGCCTGGCTTACCTCTTCGATGCCGGCATTCTTGAATGCCTTCACGGCCCGCTCAAGCTGGACGTCAGCAATGACGGTGATATCGACGCCCTTCTGACGGGCGATCTGGGCCACGAAGCCGGTTCCCATTTGTCCTGCACCCACCAAACCGACACGAACAGGCCGCCCTGCCGTGAGTTCGCGGTCCTGCAGTTTCTTGACGTATCCCATCTGGAACACCAACCTTTCAATGATTTTCTTCGATCCAATGGTATGCACCTTGGTGCAAACATGAATCACATTTGTGTTTAAGTATCGCCTAAGCCGTCTTTTGTGACAAGGGCTTTGAGCTGAGCTGTTTGTATTGCTTCTGCGCTTCCTGCAATGCCTTGTTCATCAGGGCAGAGTGGGCACGGGCAGTTGCGCTTGAGAGGGGGCCCAAAAGGTCGGCGTGAGGCCGGAACCGGGCAAAGACGGTTGAACCCTTCATGGCCTGGGCTGCCACGACGCGCCTGGATCGTTCATCAACGGCGAGTACAACAATGGCGCCCCGAACGAAGCCCTTGCCTCGGCCTGATACGAGGGCAACTGGCTGTCCACTGTATTGGTCAGCCATCCGACGAACTGTCCTTGCATATGCGCGTTGCTGTGCCCAGCTCAACAGCGCTCCCAGCACCAAGGCTCCACCGAGAAGGAGTGCGAATTCGGTGTTCACCGTGAACCGCCATCAGCGGCGCGGAGTAGTTCGATGACGTCGCCGGGGGCGGGGGCCGTCAAAGCTGCTGCCACATGGAGGGCGCCAGGCAGGATCTTGTCGCCGGGAGCCTTATTGA
The Arthrobacter sp. PGP41 genome window above contains:
- a CDS encoding NAD(P)H-dependent oxidoreductase, which codes for MGYVKKLQDRELTAGRPVRVGLVGAGQMGTGFVAQIARQKGVDITVIADVQLERAVKAFKNAGIEEVSQADDVAKLAAVINSGGRAAVNDALILPKLPIDLVIECSGVPEVAAKVALASLLGGKDVALMTVEADVTVGLLLAKIAAQTGRIYTVCRGDEPVECLKLVEYVQDIGLEVVCAGKGKNNPLNHDATPDTLTEEAASKGMNPRMLCSFVDGTKTMIEMAALSNATGLPLSQRSMIGAPSTVPELHDTFRPESAGGVLPKEGVVDYATGPVAPGVFVVGKTDDPVVREELEYLKFGEGPYYSFYRPYHLASIEAVLSIGEAVIDRTPSLAPVCWESDVVATAKKDLKAGETIDGIGGFTVYGDAVAADTAAKNGELPIGLAYGAVLRRDVPKGAALTYEDVVLDERKTIVALRRMQDVLLTEGTLAGEILATL
- a CDS encoding transcriptional regulator GutM; its protein translation is MNTEFALLLGGALVLGALLSWAQQRAYARTVRRMADQYSGQPVALVSGRGKGFVRGAIVVLAVDERSRRVVAAQAMKGSTVFARFRPHADLLGPLSSATARAHSALMNKALQEAQKQYKQLSSKPLSQKTA